GGGAGACTAGCCGCATAATCCTTGACCCGCTGAACGTCCACCACTCCGGCAATGTTCACCCCGCAATGACAGACAAAGACCCCCACCCGGGGCTCCAGAGAGAGCAACTCTTCGTCTTCCGGAGGAAAACTCTTCTCTACCGCGTCCTTTCCGCGGACCTCAGAGAGGAGTTCGGAGACCTGGGCGGCCGCACCACTGGCCTGCATCACGCTTTCGGGAATGTCCTTCGGCCCCTGAAAGGCCCCGGCCACATAGATTCCCGGCCTGAGGGTCAGGGGATCCGCCGCCGAGGTCCGGGCAAAACCGAAGGGATTGAGCTCCACCCCGAACCTCTGGGCCAACTCTTCGGCTCCGGCCGGGGCCGAAAGCCCCACCGAAAGAACCACCATATCAAAGAGCTCCCGGTGGACCTCCCCCTCCTCGGTAACGTAGGTCAGCCCCAGACGGCCGTCCACCTGCTCCACCTTGGGTACCCGGGCCCGGACCACCCGCAGGCCGTATTTTTCCACCGCCCGCTCAAAGGCCGCATCAAAGCCCTTGCCCATGGTGCGGATATCCATAAAAAAGAGGGCAATTTCGGTCTCGGGGGCATGTTCCTTGAGCATAGAGGCCTCTTTCATGGCGTACATGCAGCAGACCGAGGAGCAGAAGGGCCGCCCGCAGGAGACATCCCGGGAGCCTACACACTGGAGGAAGGCGATCTTCCGGGGATGGGTGAGGTCTGAGGGGCGTAGGATTTCTCCTTCGGTAGGGCCGGAAACACACATCAAACGCTCGATCTCCAGGCTGGTCATCACATCGGGATAGACCCCGTAGCCGTACTTGGTAAGGGCCTCCTCCGGCACCTCCCCGAACCCGGGACAGAGGACCACCGCCCCCACCTCAAGCTCCCGCACCTCGGGTTTTTGCGAAAAATCTATGGCCTTAGGGCCGCAGACGTTGGTGCAAATCATACAGGTCTCATGGTTGAGCCGGAGACAACGCTCTTCATCAATGTAATAAGAGGTAGGAACCGCCTGAGGAAAGTCGATGCGCGCGGCCCGGGTGAAATCGAGCCGCTCATTATACTCGTCCACGGCCTCCCGCGGACAGTACTGCATACACTGTCCACAGGCCGTGCACTTGTCCGGATCCACATAGCGGGGCCTAATCTTTACCCGGGCCTTGAAATTTCCCGGCCGCCCGGAGAGACCCTCCACCTCGGCCAGGGTTAGGATTTCAATGTTGGGAGACCGACCGGCCTCCACCATCTTGGGCGCCAGTATTCAGATACTGCAGTCGTTGGTGGGGAAGGTCTTGTCGAGCTTGGCCATCACCCCCCCGATGGAGGCCTTCTTCTCCACCAGGTAGACGTAATAGCCAAGGTCCGCGAGATCCAGAGCGGTCTGGATCCCGGCGATTCCACCTCCCACCACCAAGACCTTTCCAGACTTTTTGGCCATCTAAGTCCTCCTCTGCAGTTTTAGGCGGCCTTCTTTTCCTCCTCCGGCGAGACCCGGAGAGAGACCGGTCCAAAACAGCCCAGCCCATGGAAAGGACTGGTGACCTTGGGGCTCTCCAGGGCCCGCCGCATGGCCATGTCGTAAAGGACCCGCGGCTTGGGTTTGTCGATCCCCAGGGCCTTACGCTTGGCCTGAATATGGTCGATCATGATGGCCGCGAATTCCCCGGCCTTGCGGGCCACCCTCCAGCCAGCCCCAAAGATCCTTTCCATCTCGTGGAAGAGGAAGTCGGTGGCCACCTGGCTTTTGAGCGTGGGGAAGTCCGGTCCGAAGACCACCGTGGCCCCACTGGCCACAAAGTATTGCCCGATGGTGATGGCCTTCTCGCTCATCCACTGCGGGGCGCATCCTACGGCCGGAAGATCACTAATATCCTCGCCCAGACCCCCGGTGTTCACCATTTCCGTGGCCGCGATAAGGATCCGGCTGTTGTCCACGCAGGAGCCCATGTGCAGCACCGGAGGACAACCTACGGCCTCCAGGACCTCCCGCAGGGAGTCCCCGGCCAACTCCGCCGCCTCGGGCCTCAAAAGTCCGGCCCGCCCCAGTCCGGTGGCCGCACAACCGGTGGTCAGCACCAGGACGTTATTGGCGATAAGTTCCTTGGCCAGCTCCACATGGACCTCTTCGTCCACCCGGAAGTTGTCGCAACCCACAATGGCCGCCACTCCCAGGATCTTTCCGTTGATGATGTTTTCGTTAAGGGGCTTGTAAGAGGCCCGGAAGCGCCCTCCGAGCATGTAGAGGATGGTCTCGTGGCTGAAGCCCACCACCACATCCACGGAATGATCCGGGATGTCCACCCGGGACTTATCCCGCTTGGGGAAACGGGCGATGGCCTCTCGCAGGATCTGTTTGGCGCACTCCAGGGCCTTGCGGGCGTCAAACTCGATATGGATGGCCCCTTCCATGCGGGCCCGGGGATTGGTGGTAATCACCGCGGTATGAAAGTGCCGGGCGATTTCGGCCACATTCTGCATGATGCACTGCACATCCACCACCACCGCCTCTAGGGCCCCGGTGGCGATAGCCGCCTCTTGCTGGAGAAAACTTCCGGCCACCGGGATCCCCCGACGCATAAGGACCTCGTTGCCCGTACAGCAGATGCCCGCAAGGTTCACCCCCTTGGCCCCCACTTTTTTGGCCTCTTCCACGATCTCCGGATCGCTGGCCGCTATGGCTAGGGCCTCGGCCAAAACCGGCTCATGCCCGTGCACGGCCACATTGACCATGTCCTCCCGAATGACACTGAGCCCGATGTTAACCCGGGCCTTAATGGGGCCGGGGTTTCCGAAAAGGAGGTCTTGAAATTCGGTGGCGATCATGGAGCCGCCCCAGCCGTCGGCCAGGGCCGTGCGGGCACAGGCCATAAAGATATTCCGATGGTCCTGGTCCACCCCGATGGTGGTCCGGTGAAGGAGTTCCACCACCTCCCGGTCCACACCTCGAGGCCAGACTCCAAGCTCCCGCCAGAGCTGTTTCCTCTTTTCTGGAGCCCGGTTGAGGAGAGGGATCTCTCCCTCCTGCTGATTGAAGACCCGCAGGGCGGCCTCGGCCATTTCCTGGAGGAGGGCTTGCTCTTCCTGATCAGGATTTACCCCCAAGGCCTGGGCCACCACCCGCAGTTTCCGCTTGTCCTTAACCTCAAAGGGGGTCTCCCCATGGACGGTCTCATAGAAGTCGATGGCCACCTGGCGGCCGTGATCCGAGTGGGCCGAGGCCCCTCCGGCCACCATACGTCCAAAGTTACGGGCCACCACCGTAGCCGCGCTGGCCCCGCAGACCCCGCGCAACTCCTCCACCCCTTCCACTACCTGACAAGGCCCCATGTTGCACACCCGGCAACAGGTGCCTCCCTTTCCAAAAAGACAGGGCGTGGTCCCCCGGCGCTCCACCCGGGCCGGAGTGGTCAGGACTTCGTCCCCCAGCCTTTCATAGATGACCCGGGCGGTCTCGTTCTGGACCTTGGGCGCGGCCTTCTTCTTTTTGAAACGAGCCCTGGTGTCCATATCGGCCTCCTTTGATTTGAATTCTTTAATTCTTAATTTATATTGTCTCTAAAAACCTGTCTAGCCCACCTCACTGGGAAGGCCCGCCCAGAGCTTGGCCGCCTCCACGGTGTTTTTCATGAGCATAGTAATGGTCATGGGGCCCACGCCTCCGGGCACCGGGGTAATGGCCGAGGCCTTTTCCTTTACGGAGTCAAAGTCCACGTCTCCGCAAAGGATGGCCTTGCCCTCGGGAGTGGTCCCGATGCGATTCACCCCCACGTCGATGACCACCACTCCCTCTTTAACCATGTCCGCGGTGATGACCTTGGGCCGCCCGGCAGCCACAATGAGGATGTCCGCCCGCCGGGTGTGCGCAGCCAGATCGCGGGTGCCAGTGTGGCATACGGTGACCGTGGCGTTGCCCACGGGTTTTCTCTTCTGGAGGAGAAGGTTGGCAATGGGTTTTCCCACGATGTTGCTCCGGCCTACCACCACCACCTCCGCCCCGTCCACCTGCACTCCGGCCCGATGAAGCATCACCAGAATGCCATGGGGGGTACAGGGCAGAAAACAGGGCTCTCCGATGACCATCTTGCCCACATTTACCGGATGAAAACCGTCTACGTCCTTCCGGGGATCAATGGCGTGAATAACTTTGCGTTCGTCAATGTGTTTGGGAAGGGGAAGCTGAACCAGGATCCCGTGGATCTTTTCGTCCTGATTGTACCTTTCGATCATCTGGAGGAGTTCGTCCTCACTTACATCTTCGGGAAGATTTTCTTGGACCGAATAAAAACCCAGGTCCTTGGCCGTGCGCTGCTTGGCTGTCACGTAAGAAACCGAGGCCGGGTTTTCCCCCACCAGAATGGTCACCAGCCCCGGGACCACCCCGTGCTTTTCCTTAAGCTCCTGAACCTCCTTGCGGAGCTCCTCCCGGATCTCCTGGGAGATTTCCTTCCCGCTGATAATCTTTGCCGCCATGCACAGACCTCCCCCGTCTATTTTGGATCCCCTATTGCAAAGAAGGGACCATACCCCCAATATAACAGAATTGACGATCCTTCAAAGGGATAGGATGTGGGGTTGAGCCGGAAAAGTCCTCCGGGGTGGGGAATTTCGCCCCACCCCGGGGAAAAAATTCTCTGCCCTTTCTAGAAGAGCCCCTTGACCTTTCCGGTTTCCACATCGACGTCGATCCTGCGGTAGGCGGGGTCGGAGCCGGTTCCGGGCATGAGGCTGATGTCCCCGGCCACAGGCACGATAAAGCCCGAGCCCCGGTAGATAAGAACATCCCGCACCCGAAGATTCCAGCCCTTGGGCACCCCCTTCTTGGTGGGATCGTCGGAAAGGGAAAGATGGGTCTTTACCATGCAGATGGGCATCTTGCGCAACTCGGGATCGGACTCCAGATACCGGATCTTTTCTTCGGCCGCCGGAAGATAGACCACCCCGTCGGCCCCGTAGACCTCGCGGGCGATCTTCTCAATGCGGTCCTTGATGGGTTCGTCGAGGTCATACAGGAAACGGAACTCGCTTTTCTCCTCACAGGCCTCCACCACGGCGTCGGCCAGCTCCAGGGCTCCTTCTCCACCCTTGAGCCAGTGCTCGGAGACCGCCACCCGTACTCCGTGTTCCTCGCAGATCCGGCGCACCAGCTCGATCTCGTTCTTGGTGTCGGTGTGGAAGGCATTAAGGCAGACCACCGGGGTGGTTCCGCTCTTTTTCACGATGTTTACACAGTGCATGAGGTTCTCGCAGCCCTTCTCCACCCACTCGAGATTCTCCTCGTAATATTCCTTGGGAATGGGTTTTCCGGGAGGAGGAATGGGGGCCCCGCCGTGACACTTGAGGGCCCGAATGGTGGCCACCACCACCGCACAGTCCGGCGTAAGGCCCGAAAGGCGACACTTGATGTTCCAGAACTTCTCAAAGCCGATGTCCGCGGCAAACCCGGACTCGGTAACCAGATAGTCCGCCAGTTTCAATCCCACGTAGTCGGCGATGATGGAAGACTGCCCGATGGCGATGTTGGCAAAGGGCCCGGCGTGGATAAGGACGGGCTGCCCTTCCAGGGTCTGGATCATGTTGGGATTGATGGCCTCCACCAGCCAGGCGGTCATGGCCCCGGCCACCTCGAGATCCTCGGTGGTGATGGGATTTCCGAATTTGTCGAAGGCCACCACGATACGGCCGATGCGCTCCCGCAGATCCTTGAGATCCTTAGCCACCGCCAGAATGGCCATGACCTCCGAGGCCACGGCGATCCAGAACTTGCTCTCCATGGGATAGCCATCGCGCTTTCCCCCAAGGCCGATCACGATATGGCGCAGGGCCTGGGCACAGTAATCAATCACCCAGCCCATCTCCACCCGTTTGGGATCAATATTGAGGCGCTTAAGCCCCCGCTTGGCCAGAAATTCGTCGTCGTAGTTGGCCTCGTGCTGCATGCGGGCCGTAAGGGCCACCATGGCCAGATTGTGGGCGTTCATCACCGCGTTGATATCTCCGGTCAGTCCCAAAGAAAACTTGTCGAGGGGGATAATCTGGGCCAGTCCTCCACCGGCGGCGCTTCCCTTAATGTTAAAAGTGGGCCCCCCCGAGGGCTGACGCAGGGCTCCGATGACCTTTTTGCCCCGCTTTCCCATACCCTGAATGAGACCGATGGCCGTGGTGGACTTACCCTCTCCCAGAGGCGTGGGCGTAATGGCCGTAACGTCGATGTATTTTCCGTTGGGCCGATCCTTGAGCCTTTCGAGGACCTTCCGGTAGTCGATCTTGGCTACATAGTGCCCGTACGGCAGGAGCTCTTCTTTAGTAAGCCCTAACTCCTCTCCCAACTGATAGACCGTTTTCATGCGTTTTTCACATTCAGCCGCTATCTCCCAATCTTTCATCTTGGTCGGATCTAACTTCATGGCCCCCTCCTTTCTTCTGGACTTTTAGGGCTATCTAATTTATATTTTTTGGTTTGACAAGGGAGACTATGGTCGAGAAAAGGGCACCTTCAGAAATAGTACGGTTTGGGGTCCTTTTAGTAGTCCTTTTTTGGACTCTAGGGCTCTTTATTGAATTGCTCTTGAACTTTAAAGGAAAAAGTCTCTGCCAGGCCACAAGTTGTGTAGTGGTGGGAGAATGGGCGCGCCTTTCCCACCGAGAAATGGTCCTTCTGGGACTGGTCTATTTTCTGGGGCTGGGAGGATTTCTCCTCGGGAAAAAGGAGGGCCTTCTTTATCTATGGGCCTCCGGGGGACTTTTTGCCGAGACGATATTTTTTTTACGCCAGGGGCTGGAATACCACCTCTATTGTCCTTTTTGTCTTTTGGTGGGCCTGGGGGTGGCCCTTTCGGCCCTCCCCCTTTTGGTGTTTCACCGGCCTTCCTGGGGGGCCCTTTTGGGAGGACTTGCCGGGCTCCTTTTGGGTTTTGCCCTCACCGCCACTCCTCTTTCCGCACTCAAGGCCCGGGCCTTTCCGGCCTTCCCGGATCGGCCCCGGGTGCCGGATCTCCTCCTGATATACTCTCCGGACTGTCCCCACTGTCACGAGGTGCTGGACTTCTGTCGCCATCTTCCTCAGGCTAACCTTTACCTTTGTCGCAAGGAGGAGGCCCTGCCCCTTTTCCGGATCTTGGGGCTTTCCGGAGTCCCGGTTCTCATCGTAGATCGGCCTGGCCGCCGGGAGATCCTCGAGGGCTCCCGGGCCATCATCGCCTATCTCGAAAAACGCTTCGGAGGACAAGGTCTTTCTCTCACTCCTCTGGAAAATGGACTCTTTGTCCCGCAAATAGAGACGGGGGTGTGCAGTGAGCTCAAACCCAAATGCGAATGATCTTGCCGGAGCAGGTCTTCTTATCGGAAGCTTTCCCCATCGGGATCACCGGGAGGCGACAGACCTCATCCTGAAATATACTCCGGAGATCCCCTGCTGGCCCCAGCTTCCTGCGCGGGGAGAGGGTATGTTGGTCCAGTTTTCCCGAGGGCTTCCGGGATTTGACCCGGAAGGCCTGCGGGTGGACCCCGAAGCCCCGAATTTTGAAGAGGAAAAGCTCCGTTTTTACGAGGAATATTTGGCGGTCACGGAGGCGGGAAGGCCCCTTTCGGAGACCCGCTTTGCCCTCTCTCCGGAGGAGACCCCCGGCCTTTACGTCCTTTTAGAGGAGGCCCGAGGGGGAAATTTTTTGGCGGTAAAGGGGCAGATCACCGGTCCCTTTACTCTGGCTACGGGCCTTAAGTTTTCCGACGGAAGGGCCCTTTTTTACGATCCGGAGATGCGGGATATGGTCGGCCGCCTGGTGGCCCTCAAAGCCCGCTTCCAGATAGAAACCCTTAAGGCCCTTTCGCCAAGAGTGATCCTCTTTTTAGATGAGCCCGCCCTTTCGGGATTTGGATCCTCGGCCTTTGTAGGGGTTTCCCGGGAGGAGGTCCTTGCCTCCCTCGCAGAAGTAATCCGGGAGATTCACCGGGCCGGAGGCCTGGCCGGGGTCCATGTCTGCGGAAATACGGACTGGAGCCTTCTTCTGGAAAGTCCCTTCGAAATCATCAATTTTGATGCTTATGATTTTTCCGAAAAATTCATAAGTTATGCTCAGGAATTGAAGGAATTTTTTATAAGAGGAGGTTGGGTGGCCTGGGGGCTGGTGCCCACTTTGAGAAAGGAGGCCTTAGAGAAAGAGACCGTGGAGGGTCTTTTTCAGAAATTTCGTTCTTTAATTCAGGGCTTGGCGGAAAAGACGGGACTTGCGGAGGAACTTCTCCTTCAGCGCTCCCTCCTCACTCCTTCCTGCGGAATGGGAACCCTTTCTCTTTCTTTGACTCTTAAGGCCCTTGAGCTCTTAAAGGGCCTCTCGGAAAGGGTCAAAAATTCTTAATTTGTTCTAGTATGTGCTCTACTAATTCTTCGGGGGCTTGGGTTTCACTGGAAAGCTCGAGATGGGCCAGGGCCGAATAAAGGGGGGTCCTTTCTTGGAGCAATTCCCGTACTTCCTCCTCCAGAGATTTTCCGGTAAGGGAGGGGCGCCGGGTCTTTGTATACGGATCCTTCTTTAGCCGTTGCGAAATAGTCTCCGGCGAGGCCTTAAGCCAGATAAATAAGCCCTCTCGGCCCAACTCCTCCATCTCCTTTCGGTGCATTACCGCCCCTCCTCCTACGGCCAACACCACCCTTGGCCGTCCGATGAAATCCCGCAGGGCCTCCCTTTCCGCGCGACGGAAGGTCTCCCACCCCTCTTCCTCCACCACCTCCCGGATGCTTTTCCCCAGGCGTCTTTCTATATAGTGGTCAAGGTCTACGAAGTCCCAGGAAAGTCTTTCGGCCAACAAACGCCCCACAGTACTTTTCCCTGTAGCCCGGAAACCAATAAGGATCACTTTTTGAAGCCACATTTTAAAGAAATCTTTTACAAAGTTTTAACTAAAACAACCAAAAATTAATTGAAAAACTCCTTCCGCTAAATTAAAGAGTTTCCACGACTAATTCAAGTAGTGGCCTTGGAGGGCTTATGGGTTTCTGGAAGGTATATTTTTCCAAAATGAAAGGAGTAACCCAAGCCCCTCCCCGGGCGGCATGGTCCGAGATCGTCTGGTCCTGGATCGGGGCTTTCCTGGGGATTGCTGCCGTAGCTTTTACACATTACCGCATCCTTAGCGGGACGGACCTGGTCATGGTTATCGGCTCTTTCGGGGCCTCTGCAGTCCTTATTTATGGAGCTATTCAAAGTCCCCTGGCCCAGCCCCGAAACCTTATCGGTGGACATATCCTTTCCGCCATTATCGGGGTGACCTGTTACAAAGTCTTTCACGGGGAGATGTGGTTGGCTGCAGCCCTTGCAGTCTCTACAGCCATTGCGGCTATGCACGCCACACGGACCCTCCATCCCCCCGGAGGGGCTACAGCTCTCATCGCGGTCATCGGTAGCGAAAAGGTACATCGTTTGGGGTATCTCTATGCCCTGATCCCCGCGGGACTTGGAGCTCTAATTATGCTGGTGGTAGCTGTGCTGGTGAATAATCTGGCTCCTCGCCGGCGCTATCCAGAGTACTGGTTCTAGCTATAAAGGCCCTGGAGATACTCCCAGAATTCGGGAAAGGATTTGGCCACACAAGCGGGATGGCGAATAATCATTCCCGGAACCGCCAGCCCTAGCACCGCAAAGGCCATGGCTATACGGTGATCGTCGTAGGTGTCAATCTCCGTGCCGTGAAGCTTCCTTCCCCCCTCGATTTCGACTCCGTCCGGGAGTTCTTTTACTAAGGCGCCGCACTTCCGGAGTTCTTTCACCATAGCCGCAATGCGGTCACATTCCTTGTAGCGGAGATGCGGAGCCCCGTAGATACGGCTGCGTCCTTCCGCCACCGCCGCTAGCACACATAGAGTAGGAAAAAGATCCGGGGCCTCCTTGAGATTGACCTCAAAGCCCCGAGGTCTTCCGAAAAACTCCACCCTCACCCCGGGGCCCGAGGGCTCCACCCTCCCGCCGATCTCGGAAAGAAGGTGCAGAAGGAGGGTGTCGGCCTGAGGAGAGTCTGGAGACAGGTTTTCTACCGTGACTTTCCCCCCAAGAAGGGCCGGAAGGATCAAAAAGTATCCGGCGCTTGAGGCATCGCCTTCGACCTCGTAGGTCCGGGAGGTGTAACGCCCCTCAGGCACTTTGAAACCTTCGGCCCTCCTTTCCACCTCTACCCCAAAGGCCCGCATGACCGCGAGAGTCAGGTCCACATAAGGGGTGGAGACCAGCTCTCCCCGGATAGCGATTTCCAACCCTCCCGGAAGATAGGGGCCGAGGAGAAGGAGGGCGGAAACAAACTGACTGCTCTTTTCGGCCGAAAGTTCTACCCGACCGCCCTGAAGCCTCCCGGGCCGAACCTCCACCGGCAAAAAACCTTCCCTTTCCAAACACCGAATCTCCGCCCCCAAAGACCGCAGGGCCTCAAGCAGGGTCCCCATGGGTCGCTCGTGTAACCGGGGCTTCCCGTAGAGGACGGCTCTACCCTTTCGGGCCAGGGCGGCATAGGCCAGGAAAAAACGGGATCCGGTCCCATTGTTTCCAAAAAAGATCTTGATCTGCCCGGAAAAGGCCGGACTCCCTCCCCCTCCCCGGACCCGGAACCCCCCTGCCTCAAGGACCACCTCCGCTCCGGAGGCGGAAAGGGCCCGGGCCAGAAGCTGGGTATCCTCGCTGAGAAGGGGATTTTCGATCCGGCTTTCCCCCTCCGCCAAGGCCGCACAAAGAAGGGCCCGCTGCGTGAGACTCTTGGAACCCGGAAGACGCAGGCTTAGATTCACCGGTCCGGCAAGAGGTTTAATTTTTTTCTTCTCCATGCTTTTTAAGTCTCTCCAGAGCCGCCTGATACATAAGATCTAAGGGAGGATTTTTTCCCGTAAAAAGGCGGAACTGCTCCGCTCCTTGATAAACCAGCATCTTGAGCCCGTCAATGGTAAGGCACCCCGCAGCCTCGGCCTCGGCCAGAAAGCGCGTCCTAAGAGGCACATAGACCAGATCCATGGCCGCCCGAAAATTATGAAAGACTTCTTTTGGGACCGGGCTCTCCCAGCTTTTAAGCCCTACGCTGGTGGTCTGGATGATGACTTCCCCTGAGGCCTGAGAGATCTCGGAAAGAGGAAAGGCCCGTCCCCCCAGGCTCTGAACCAAGGCTTGGGCCCGCTCCAGAGTCCGATTGTAAACCTCCACCTCGGCCCCGGCCTCCCTCAGGGCAAAGACCACCGCCCGGGCCGCTCCTCCAGCCCCTACCACCGCCGCCCGCCGGCCCCGCAGATTAAGACCGGCCTCCTCCAGACTGCGCTTGACTCCAATCCAGTCGGTATTGGTCCCCCAGAGGCGCCCTTCCCGGTTGACCACGGTATTTACCGCCCCGATCTTCCGGGCCACCGGATCGATCTCCTCGAGATAAAGCATCACCGTTTCTTTGTGAGGGATGGTTACCGAAAGACCGCCGATTCCCAGGGCTCGAACCCCTACCATAGCCTGGGGCAAAAGATCCGGGGGCACCTCAAAGGCCCCATAGACCGCAGGAATCCCCAAGGCCCGCAGGGCCGCGTTGTGCATCGCTGGAGAAAGAGAATGGGCCACCGGATATCCCAGGACCCCCAAGACCCTCATTTAGACCCCCAGAATTTTGAGGACTTTACGCAGATCTTCCGCTACCAACTGCCCCGGAGCAGTCTCGGCTCCGGTTCGGGAAGCGGCAAAGGTAAAAGGAGCTCCGAGAAAAAGGGAGACCGCCCGGGTCCAGCGCCCTGCCGGCCCCATGCCAAAGGCCACTAGCGGAAGATCAAATTTGCGCCGGGCCCAAACGATGAGGGAAAGCAACTCTAACCCCTCCTCCGGCCTACGCACCATGCAAACCACCTTGCCCACATCGGCCTTCAGCTCAACCATTTCTTTAATTTTATCACATAAGTATGCTTTAGATGGAGTTTTTTGAAAATTATGATAGGAAAGGATAAGGCGGGTTTCCCGGAGTCCGGAGCGCAGCTGGGCCACGGCCTCCGGACCGCAGGCTAACTCCAGATCCACGAAGGAGGCTCCGTGGGTGGCCGCCTCCCGGAGCCAGAAAAGGCGTTCTTCTAAAGGGGCCGGGCGAAGACCCCCTTCCTCTTGTGCCCGAAAGGTAAAGATAAGGGGCTTGGAAAGAGAGAAAAAGGGGGCTACGGCCGGCTCCCTTAGGGCATCCAGACGGATCTCAAAGAGATCGGCCTCTGGTCCGGAGGCTAGGATTCGCTTAGCCTCCTCCACCGTGGGCGCGGCCACGGAGATACATATCATTTAGGCCTCAGGAGGGGTTACTCCGGCCAAGTATTCCGCAATGGCCCGATCGTAACGCCAGGTAGTCTCAAAGACCTTGCGGGCCAACTCAAACCTGGTACGCAAGGTAGTGGACCCCCCGTGGGCCCGCATTTCCGCAAGCACCCTTTCGTAGTCCGCAGGATCCACGATTACCGTGACATATTTGAAATTTTTGGCCGCCGCCCGCAAAAGTGTAGGCCCCCCGATGTCAA
This portion of the Thermosulfurimonas marina genome encodes:
- a CDS encoding shikimate dehydrogenase, which encodes MRVLGVLGYPVAHSLSPAMHNAALRALGIPAVYGAFEVPPDLLPQAMVGVRALGIGGLSVTIPHKETVMLYLEEIDPVARKIGAVNTVVNREGRLWGTNTDWIGVKRSLEEAGLNLRGRRAAVVGAGGAARAVVFALREAGAEVEVYNRTLERAQALVQSLGGRAFPLSEISQASGEVIIQTTSVGLKSWESPVPKEVFHNFRAAMDLVYVPLRTRFLAEAEAAGCLTIDGLKMLVYQGAEQFRLFTGKNPPLDLMYQAALERLKKHGEEKN
- a CDS encoding HPP family protein; translated protein: MKGVTQAPPRAAWSEIVWSWIGAFLGIAAVAFTHYRILSGTDLVMVIGSFGASAVLIYGAIQSPLAQPRNLIGGHILSAIIGVTCYKVFHGEMWLAAALAVSTAIAAMHATRTLHPPGGATALIAVIGSEKVHRLGYLYALIPAGLGALIMLVVAVLVNNLAPRRRYPEYWF
- a CDS encoding formate--tetrahydrofolate ligase yields the protein MKLDPTKMKDWEIAAECEKRMKTVYQLGEELGLTKEELLPYGHYVAKIDYRKVLERLKDRPNGKYIDVTAITPTPLGEGKSTTAIGLIQGMGKRGKKVIGALRQPSGGPTFNIKGSAAGGGLAQIIPLDKFSLGLTGDINAVMNAHNLAMVALTARMQHEANYDDEFLAKRGLKRLNIDPKRVEMGWVIDYCAQALRHIVIGLGGKRDGYPMESKFWIAVASEVMAILAVAKDLKDLRERIGRIVVAFDKFGNPITTEDLEVAGAMTAWLVEAINPNMIQTLEGQPVLIHAGPFANIAIGQSSIIADYVGLKLADYLVTESGFAADIGFEKFWNIKCRLSGLTPDCAVVVATIRALKCHGGAPIPPPGKPIPKEYYEENLEWVEKGCENLMHCVNIVKKSGTTPVVCLNAFHTDTKNEIELVRRICEEHGVRVAVSEHWLKGGEGALELADAVVEACEEKSEFRFLYDLDEPIKDRIEKIAREVYGADGVVYLPAAEEKIRYLESDPELRKMPICMVKTHLSLSDDPTKKGVPKGWNLRVRDVLIYRGSGFIVPVAGDISLMPGTGSDPAYRRIDVDVETGKVKGLF
- a CDS encoding glutathione S-transferase N-terminal domain-containing protein is translated as MVEKRAPSEIVRFGVLLVVLFWTLGLFIELLLNFKGKSLCQATSCVVVGEWARLSHREMVLLGLVYFLGLGGFLLGKKEGLLYLWASGGLFAETIFFLRQGLEYHLYCPFCLLVGLGVALSALPLLVFHRPSWGALLGGLAGLLLGFALTATPLSALKARAFPAFPDRPRVPDLLLIYSPDCPHCHEVLDFCRHLPQANLYLCRKEEALPLFRILGLSGVPVLIVDRPGRREILEGSRAIIAYLEKRFGGQGLSLTPLENGLFVPQIETGVCSELKPKCE
- the cooS gene encoding anaerobic carbon-monoxide dehydrogenase catalytic subunit produces the protein MDTRARFKKKKAAPKVQNETARVIYERLGDEVLTTPARVERRGTTPCLFGKGGTCCRVCNMGPCQVVEGVEELRGVCGASAATVVARNFGRMVAGGASAHSDHGRQVAIDFYETVHGETPFEVKDKRKLRVVAQALGVNPDQEEQALLQEMAEAALRVFNQQEGEIPLLNRAPEKRKQLWRELGVWPRGVDREVVELLHRTTIGVDQDHRNIFMACARTALADGWGGSMIATEFQDLLFGNPGPIKARVNIGLSVIREDMVNVAVHGHEPVLAEALAIAASDPEIVEEAKKVGAKGVNLAGICCTGNEVLMRRGIPVAGSFLQQEAAIATGALEAVVVDVQCIMQNVAEIARHFHTAVITTNPRARMEGAIHIEFDARKALECAKQILREAIARFPKRDKSRVDIPDHSVDVVVGFSHETILYMLGGRFRASYKPLNENIINGKILGVAAIVGCDNFRVDEEVHVELAKELIANNVLVLTTGCAATGLGRAGLLRPEAAELAGDSLREVLEAVGCPPVLHMGSCVDNSRILIAATEMVNTGGLGEDISDLPAVGCAPQWMSEKAITIGQYFVASGATVVFGPDFPTLKSQVATDFLFHEMERIFGAGWRVARKAGEFAAIMIDHIQAKRKALGIDKPKPRVLYDMAMRRALESPKVTSPFHGLGCFGPVSLRVSPEEEKKAA
- the folD gene encoding bifunctional methylenetetrahydrofolate dehydrogenase/methenyltetrahydrofolate cyclohydrolase FolD yields the protein MAAKIISGKEISQEIREELRKEVQELKEKHGVVPGLVTILVGENPASVSYVTAKQRTAKDLGFYSVQENLPEDVSEDELLQMIERYNQDEKIHGILVQLPLPKHIDERKVIHAIDPRKDVDGFHPVNVGKMVIGEPCFLPCTPHGILVMLHRAGVQVDGAEVVVVGRSNIVGKPIANLLLQKRKPVGNATVTVCHTGTRDLAAHTRRADILIVAAGRPKVITADMVKEGVVVIDVGVNRIGTTPEGKAILCGDVDFDSVKEKASAITPVPGGVGPMTITMLMKNTVEAAKLWAGLPSEVG
- the aroA gene encoding 3-phosphoshikimate 1-carboxyvinyltransferase translates to MEKKKIKPLAGPVNLSLRLPGSKSLTQRALLCAALAEGESRIENPLLSEDTQLLARALSASGAEVVLEAGGFRVRGGGGSPAFSGQIKIFFGNNGTGSRFFLAYAALARKGRAVLYGKPRLHERPMGTLLEALRSLGAEIRCLEREGFLPVEVRPGRLQGGRVELSAEKSSQFVSALLLLGPYLPGGLEIAIRGELVSTPYVDLTLAVMRAFGVEVERRAEGFKVPEGRYTSRTYEVEGDASSAGYFLILPALLGGKVTVENLSPDSPQADTLLLHLLSEIGGRVEPSGPGVRVEFFGRPRGFEVNLKEAPDLFPTLCVLAAVAEGRSRIYGAPHLRYKECDRIAAMVKELRKCGALVKELPDGVEIEGGRKLHGTEIDTYDDHRIAMAFAVLGLAVPGMIIRHPACVAKSFPEFWEYLQGLYS
- a CDS encoding shikimate kinase yields the protein MWLQKVILIGFRATGKSTVGRLLAERLSWDFVDLDHYIERRLGKSIREVVEEEGWETFRRAEREALRDFIGRPRVVLAVGGGAVMHRKEMEELGREGLFIWLKASPETISQRLKKDPYTKTRRPSLTGKSLEEEVRELLQERTPLYSALAHLELSSETQAPEELVEHILEQIKNF